CGCCATGAATCAGGAGAAACCTGAATAGATAACCTGCTGAGGCGATGCCGTGTAAGCTCAAGGTGGCTGAGGTGGCATTGACGGGTACATACGTTTTATCGATGACAAGAGCGCTATCGCGAAGAAAATAATTGTCGAGGTAAAAGGCGGGCACGTAGCCAGGAGCCAGATCGCCACGCTGAAAGGCGACATGGAAAGGGAAAAGGCCGTGATAGGTGCATTCATCACGCTCAACCCGCGCCGACAAAGCCCATGCGGGAAGAGGCGGCGACAGACGGGTTTTATGAACCAGAGAGCCTGCCGGGAAGGCGCTACCATCGCGTTCAAATTCTGACCATCAAGGAGTTGCTGGGCGGTAAACAGCTTGAGTACCCCCGGCTGGCCATTGATGCCACGTTCAAGAAGGCCTCCTCGACCACCAAGGGGCCCACGTATCACAAGCTGATCGAATAGACAGTGGCAGGCTTTGTAGCTAGTGCTGGTGGAGTATAAAGCAAGCACGAATCTAGATCATTACCGTAAGGGATATACTGGAAGACAAGCGACTTGATTATCTCGCGCCTGTGAGCGGGAGTACGAGTTTTAGGGAAGCTTCCAAGGCACGGAGAAAAATAGGTGAGCAAGAAAGCTTTGTCTGAAGCTATTCGACCATAGGGTTAATGTTTAAACTGATCAATTTATTATTGATAATCGGATAGGAGGCAAGGGATGTCGCTGCTGCCACCCATTGAGATTGAGTCTGAGTTGAGCTATGCCTATCTCCACGCAGTAGCTGCTCAAGCAGGCATGTCATGTCAAGTTTCTGAACGGCAAGCTGACAAGATGGGGGTAGACGCAATCATCCGAGCAAAAGAGAGATTTGCTAAAGATTCAATATTCACTGATTTAGCTCTAGATGTCCAACTTAAGGCTACCATCTCGAAACCTAAACGCAATAATAATAAAATATCATATTTTCTAGATGGCGTGGATCGTTATGATAAGCTTCGCAGTGAAACGGTTACCCCGCCGAGAATCCTTGTTGTGCTATTTCTGCCAGAAAATCAGCTGGAATGGTTAAAATGTGGTGAAGAGGAGCTTTCGCTTCGCCGATGTGCTTGGTGGGTTAGCCTTAAAGGAGCGCCACCCACTGAAAACACATCCGGAACGACGATTTATCTGCCCGAAAATCAGTATTTTCATCCGGATAGATTGCGTGAGATAATGACTCGGCTTTCGAGAGAAGAGGAGCTTCTGTATGCCGGATAAAGACTTAGTGAAGCTATGTGCGGGCATACCTCCAACGGCCCTCCGTGATTATGCCAAGTCTCGTGGCTGGGAGGCGGTATCAGGTTCCAAGCGTCGGCTTTGGCTTTTCAGGCACCCCTCTGATGAGTTACGCCAACTAATCATTCCTATGGACCGTGACGCATCCTATACCGATGCATTATTGGAAATTGTTCTTCGGTTGTCGGAAGTAGAAAATCTCCCCATAAATATGATCATAAATAGCCTGCTTACCGCAAACTCTGACACTGTTCGTTTTCGCATTGGCGGTGAAAACTCGGCAGCTGGGATGCTTCCAATGACAGATGCGCCCGGCTTAATCGAAGGTGTTAAGCGAGCATTGATGGCGTCTGCTTGTTCTGTCGTCAATAAAATCAGGCATCACCCACGAATGAGCAGATCCGAGGCGGAAGAGTTTCTCCGCGTCTGCAAGTTGGGGCAAACGGAGGTGGGTAGCTACGTTGTTAAGGTTGTCTGCCCATTGAATGAAATGATAGAACCCCCTATATATCAAGAGGCACGGCCGTTTGCTCGCGAAGCTACCGCGCTTCTCATGAGGGCATGCGACAAACTTGTCAAAAGCATCGAGCAGGATACGGTTGATGGTATGCTAGAACAAGATACCGCCAAGCCAGAAATCACTTCGAATCTTTGCGATGCGCTTCTGCGTATGCATGCAGCCAAGGAAAATAGTGATATAACCGTTGATATAACATGGGCTGCGATGCCGAAATATGCATTCCCAAATATCCCAACTGTAGCAGCGTTTAAAGCAGAGTATTTTAAGGCAATTGAAGAGATAGGTAATTACCTTCGCCCCAAAAAGGATGAAAAAGGGGAAACGTTACTCATTGGAACCGTTGAAACGTTAAACGGCGATGTTGGTAGTGATGGTCGTCGTTCCGGAGAAGTTTCGTTTTCTATTTTACAGGAAGGAGAAGCTATATTTGCAAAAGGCATATTAAATGCTAATGAGTACGAGACAGCTGTACGTGCGCATGAAAAAGGGACAGCATATGTTT
Above is a window of Desulfatiglans anilini DSM 4660 DNA encoding:
- a CDS encoding DUF4365 domain-containing protein gives rise to the protein MSLLPPIEIESELSYAYLHAVAAQAGMSCQVSERQADKMGVDAIIRAKERFAKDSIFTDLALDVQLKATISKPKRNNNKISYFLDGVDRYDKLRSETVTPPRILVVLFLPENQLEWLKCGEEELSLRRCAWWVSLKGAPPTENTSGTTIYLPENQYFHPDRLREIMTRLSREEELLYAG